From one Caldithrix abyssi DSM 13497 genomic stretch:
- the rpsG gene encoding 30S ribosomal protein S7, with protein sequence MRRRRPPKRKILPDPKYKDAVVAKFINNLMLDGKKSVAEKTFYSALDLIEKKLKKDPLEVFKKAMENVAPILEVKSRRVGGATYQVPVEVRADRRQALAIRWLIRYSRARSERTMAEKLANELMAAYKGEGASVKKREDTHKMAEANKAFAHFRW encoded by the coding sequence ATGCGTAGAAGAAGACCACCAAAAAGAAAAATTTTACCGGATCCAAAATATAAGGACGCGGTTGTTGCCAAGTTCATCAATAATTTGATGCTTGACGGCAAAAAGAGCGTTGCAGAGAAAACATTCTATTCTGCGCTGGATCTGATCGAGAAAAAATTGAAAAAAGATCCGCTGGAAGTATTCAAAAAAGCGATGGAAAATGTGGCGCCCATTCTTGAGGTTAAGTCGCGTCGTGTGGGCGGCGCCACCTATCAGGTGCCTGTTGAAGTGCGCGCTGATCGTCGGCAGGCGTTGGCCATCCGCTGGCTTATCCGATACTCTCGAGCGCGCAGCGAGCGCACCATGGCTGAAAAATTAGCCAATGAATTAATGGCCGCTTATAAAGGCGAAGGCGCTTCAGTTAAAAAACGGGAAGATACACATAAAATGGCAGAAGCGAACAAGGCATTCGCACATTTCAGGTGGTAG
- the rplD gene encoding 50S ribosomal protein L4 — translation MKVSVYGIDGQKTNTSVELNDAVFGIKPNDHVIWLDVKAILANRRQGTHATKNRSAVAGGGKKPFRQKGTGRARQGTIRAPHMVGGGRVFGPHPRDYSQKVNKKVKQLARRSALSYKAKENKILVVQDFNYEKPSTKNMVNLLSNLNLEGKKVLICTSEYAPTLVKSAANLYQVEVRESVTFSTYDVLKADTVIFQEGAVKKVNEVLAK, via the coding sequence ATGAAGGTAAGTGTTTACGGAATAGACGGTCAAAAAACAAATACAAGCGTTGAATTGAATGACGCGGTCTTTGGCATTAAGCCCAATGACCATGTGATCTGGTTAGATGTGAAAGCCATTCTGGCCAACAGAAGGCAGGGCACCCACGCCACCAAAAACCGTTCTGCGGTTGCAGGCGGCGGAAAAAAACCGTTTCGTCAAAAGGGAACGGGCCGTGCGCGTCAGGGTACCATTCGTGCGCCGCATATGGTCGGCGGTGGACGCGTCTTTGGGCCTCATCCGCGTGATTATTCGCAAAAGGTTAATAAAAAGGTAAAACAGTTGGCGCGGCGTTCGGCGCTTTCGTACAAAGCCAAAGAAAATAAGATACTGGTAGTGCAGGACTTTAATTACGAAAAGCCTTCTACCAAAAATATGGTGAATTTGTTAAGTAATTTGAATCTTGAAGGCAAAAAAGTGCTGATTTGCACCAGCGAATATGCGCCCACGCTGGTTAAATCTGCCGCTAATTTGTACCAGGTAGAAGTTCGCGAGTCTGTTACGTTTTCGACGTACGATGTGTTAAAGGCCGATACGGTAATTTTTCAGGAAGGCGCTGTCAAAAAAGTTAATGAGGTACTGGCCAAATGA
- the rpsL gene encoding 30S ribosomal protein S12, with translation MPTINQLVRKGRKVVEKKTKAPALTGCPQRRGVCTRVYTTTPKKPNSALRKVARVRLTNGFEVTAYIPGEGHNLQEHSIVLIRGGRVKDLPGVRYHIVRGTLDTSGVADRKQGRSKYGTKKPKN, from the coding sequence TTGCCAACGATTAATCAATTGGTTCGCAAGGGACGTAAAGTAGTTGAGAAGAAGACGAAAGCTCCGGCATTGACCGGTTGTCCACAAAGAAGAGGCGTTTGTACGCGTGTTTACACCACAACGCCAAAGAAACCTAATTCGGCGTTGCGTAAAGTAGCCCGTGTACGTTTGACGAATGGTTTTGAGGTTACGGCTTATATCCCTGGTGAAGGGCATAACCTTCAAGAGCACTCTATTGTATTGATTCGCGGCGGTCGTGTTAAGGATTTGCCCGGCGTTCGATATCATATCGTTCGGGGCACGCTGGATACCAGCGGCGTGGCAGACCGCAAGCAGGGACGTTCTAAGTATGGCACAAAGAAACCTAAAAATTAA
- the rplW gene encoding 50S ribosomal protein L23, which yields MKEKQILIAPVFTEKMARLQDEENKYAFKVNLNANKIEIKQAVEKKFGVKVKSVRTMVVYGKKRTQLTRAGRFEGRRPTWKKAIVTLHEGETIDLFTNA from the coding sequence ATGAAAGAGAAACAGATATTAATTGCACCGGTATTCACCGAAAAAATGGCCCGTTTGCAAGACGAAGAAAACAAATACGCATTTAAAGTTAATTTAAATGCCAATAAAATTGAGATTAAGCAAGCGGTTGAAAAAAAGTTCGGCGTAAAAGTCAAATCTGTGCGAACGATGGTGGTTTATGGCAAAAAACGTACCCAGCTCACGCGAGCCGGGCGTTTTGAAGGCCGCCGTCCAACATGGAAAAAAGCCATTGTGACCTTACACGAAGGTGAAACAATCGATCTATTTACTAATGCTTAA
- the fusA gene encoding elongation factor G, producing MANKVFDKSKIRNIGIMAHIDAGKTTTTERILFYTGRTHRIGEVHDGAATMDWMEQEKERGITITSAATTVKWRDAEINIIDTPGHVDFTVEVERSLRVLDGAVALFCAVGGVEPQSETVWRQADKYNVPRIAFVNKMDRVGADFYNVVEMMRKRLGANPLPLQIPIGAGEMFTGLVDLVEMKAILYNESSLGRLYDEAEIPKDLIDEANEYRTAILESVADYDEELMVKYLDGEEITIAELKAAIRKATIDGKIQPVLCGSAFKNKGVQRLMDAIVDYLPSPLDKGEIKGHNPRTGEEMTRKPLDTAPFSALAFKIQTDPFVGRLTYARVYSGELHSGSYIQNVNADKKERVARILRMHANHREDIQTARSGDIVAIVGLKHTKTGDTLSDPKHPILLESMNFPEPVIAVAVEPKTKADQDKLSQSLAKLSDEDPTFRIRTDEETGQTIISGMGELHLEIIIDRLLREFKVGANIGQPQVAYKETITKKVEAEGKFVRQSGGRGQYGHVKIELEPNEPGKGFEFVDAIVGGVIPREFIPAVKAGIEDAMKNGVLAGYPVEDIKVRLFDGSYHEVDSSEMAFRIAGSMAFQEGAKKANPVLLEPIFNIEIVVPEEYLGDVIGDLNSRRGRISGILPRKDAQVVTGVVPLSEMFGYATQLRSITQGRAIYTMQFSHYEQVPEQIAKEIIEKGGK from the coding sequence ATGGCTAATAAAGTATTTGACAAATCCAAAATTCGCAACATCGGTATTATGGCGCATATTGACGCCGGAAAGACCACAACCACCGAGCGCATTCTGTTCTATACAGGTAGAACGCATCGGATTGGTGAGGTGCACGATGGCGCTGCGACGATGGATTGGATGGAACAGGAAAAAGAGCGTGGTATTACCATTACCTCTGCTGCTACTACTGTTAAGTGGCGTGATGCCGAAATAAATATAATTGATACGCCCGGCCATGTTGATTTTACGGTTGAGGTTGAACGTTCGCTGCGTGTGTTAGACGGCGCCGTTGCCTTGTTTTGCGCGGTTGGCGGCGTGGAGCCGCAATCCGAAACCGTCTGGCGACAGGCCGACAAGTATAATGTGCCGCGCATTGCTTTCGTAAACAAAATGGATCGCGTGGGCGCTGATTTTTATAACGTTGTTGAGATGATGCGTAAGCGTTTGGGCGCCAATCCGTTACCTTTGCAAATTCCCATTGGCGCGGGTGAAATGTTCACTGGCCTGGTCGATCTGGTTGAGATGAAAGCCATTTTATACAATGAAAGTTCACTGGGCAGGCTGTACGACGAAGCAGAAATCCCCAAAGATCTGATCGATGAGGCTAATGAGTATCGCACGGCTATTCTGGAATCCGTGGCCGATTATGACGAAGAATTAATGGTTAAATATCTGGATGGTGAAGAGATCACCATTGCGGAATTAAAAGCGGCCATTCGTAAGGCCACCATTGACGGCAAAATACAGCCTGTGTTGTGCGGCTCGGCATTTAAGAATAAGGGCGTTCAGCGCTTAATGGATGCCATTGTGGATTATTTACCTTCTCCGCTGGATAAGGGAGAAATTAAAGGCCATAATCCACGAACGGGCGAAGAGATGACGCGCAAGCCGCTGGATACCGCGCCGTTTTCTGCCCTGGCATTTAAAATACAAACCGATCCTTTTGTGGGCAGGCTGACTTATGCGCGGGTGTATTCCGGAGAGCTGCACAGCGGTTCGTACATTCAAAATGTTAATGCGGATAAAAAAGAGCGTGTAGCGCGGATATTACGCATGCATGCCAATCATCGCGAAGATATTCAAACAGCCCGTTCCGGAGATATTGTAGCCATTGTGGGGCTCAAGCATACAAAAACGGGCGATACTCTGTCTGATCCCAAGCATCCAATTTTGCTGGAGAGCATGAACTTTCCGGAGCCGGTTATAGCCGTGGCGGTAGAGCCTAAAACAAAAGCGGATCAGGATAAGCTGAGTCAGTCCCTGGCCAAACTAAGCGACGAAGACCCGACCTTCCGTATCCGTACGGATGAGGAAACCGGGCAAACGATTATCAGCGGTATGGGTGAATTACACCTTGAGATCATTATCGATCGTTTGCTGCGGGAATTCAAAGTAGGGGCCAATATTGGTCAGCCGCAGGTTGCCTACAAAGAAACCATTACTAAAAAAGTGGAAGCCGAAGGAAAGTTCGTAAGGCAATCTGGCGGGCGCGGTCAATATGGACATGTAAAAATTGAACTGGAACCCAATGAACCGGGCAAGGGATTTGAGTTTGTAGACGCTATTGTCGGCGGTGTAATTCCGCGCGAATTCATTCCGGCCGTAAAAGCCGGTATTGAAGACGCCATGAAAAACGGAGTTCTGGCCGGATACCCGGTAGAAGATATTAAAGTTCGTTTATTCGATGGTTCTTATCATGAGGTCGATTCCAGCGAAATGGCATTTAGAATCGCCGGGTCCATGGCCTTTCAGGAGGGGGCTAAAAAAGCCAATCCCGTGTTATTGGAGCCAATTTTTAATATAGAGATCGTAGTGCCTGAAGAGTATTTGGGCGATGTTATTGGCGATTTGAATTCGCGACGGGGAAGAATCTCCGGTATTTTGCCGCGTAAAGATGCGCAGGTTGTGACGGGTGTTGTTCCCCTGTCTGAAATGTTTGGTTACGCCACCCAATTACGATCCATAACACAGGGACGGGCAATCTACACCATGCAGTTTTCACACTATGAGCAGGTGCCGGAACAGATTGCTAAAGAAATCATCGAAAAGGGTGGTAAGTAA
- the tuf gene encoding elongation factor Tu codes for MAKEKFERKKPHVNVGTIGHVDHGKTTLTAAITQALAKKGQAEFRSFDSIDNAPEERERGITIQTAHVEYETEKRHYAHVDCPGHADYVKNMITGAAQMDGAILVVSAADGPMPQTREHVLLARQVNVPAIVVFLNKIDQVDDPELIELVELELRELLSQYDFPGDEVPIIKGSALQALNNPDDPEAQKCILELMDAVDNYIPTPQRDIDKPFLMPIEDVFSITGRGTVGTGRIERGKVHVGDEVEIIGLGMHKKTVCTGVEMFRKILDEGQAGDNVGLLLRGIDKDELERGMVVAAPGSITPHTKFKAEVYVLKKEEGGRHTPFFNGYRPQFYFRTTDVTGSVQLPEGVEMVMPGDNITMTVELQKEIALEKELRFAIREGGRTVGAGVVTEIIE; via the coding sequence ATGGCAAAAGAGAAATTTGAACGAAAAAAACCGCACGTCAATGTAGGTACGATTGGTCATGTGGATCATGGAAAGACTACATTAACGGCAGCGATTACCCAGGCGCTGGCTAAAAAAGGTCAGGCCGAATTCCGTAGTTTTGATAGTATTGACAATGCTCCCGAAGAACGCGAGCGCGGTATTACCATTCAGACGGCTCATGTGGAATACGAAACGGAGAAGAGACATTACGCGCACGTTGACTGCCCGGGTCATGCCGACTATGTAAAGAACATGATCACCGGTGCCGCTCAGATGGACGGCGCCATATTGGTTGTTAGCGCTGCAGACGGCCCCATGCCGCAGACACGCGAGCACGTTTTGTTGGCCCGTCAGGTGAATGTGCCGGCAATCGTTGTATTTTTGAATAAAATCGATCAGGTTGACGATCCTGAATTGATCGAATTGGTTGAGCTGGAATTGCGTGAATTGTTGTCGCAGTACGATTTTCCGGGCGATGAAGTGCCCATCATTAAGGGCAGCGCCTTGCAGGCGTTGAATAATCCGGATGATCCTGAAGCTCAGAAATGCATTTTAGAGCTGATGGATGCGGTAGATAATTACATTCCGACGCCGCAGCGCGACATTGACAAACCATTCCTGATGCCGATCGAAGACGTATTTTCGATTACCGGTCGCGGAACGGTAGGTACGGGTCGTATTGAGCGTGGTAAAGTACACGTAGGCGACGAAGTAGAGATCATCGGTCTGGGCATGCACAAAAAGACAGTATGTACGGGCGTTGAGATGTTCCGCAAGATTCTGGACGAGGGTCAGGCTGGTGATAATGTAGGATTGTTGCTGCGCGGTATTGACAAGGATGAGTTAGAGCGCGGAATGGTTGTGGCTGCTCCTGGATCGATTACTCCGCACACCAAGTTCAAGGCAGAAGTTTACGTATTGAAGAAAGAAGAAGGTGGTCGTCATACGCCGTTTTTCAATGGCTACCGTCCGCAGTTTTACTTCAGAACCACGGACGTGACGGGTTCTGTCCAGTTGCCGGAAGGCGTAGAGATGGTTATGCCTGGCGATAACATTACCATGACGGTAGAATTGCAAAAAGAGATCGCTCTTGAAAAAGAATTGCGTTTTGCGATTCGCGAGGGTGGTCGTACGGTAGGCGCAGGTGTTGTTACAGAGATTATTGAATAA
- the rplC gene encoding 50S ribosomal protein L3: protein MAGILGYKIGMTQIFDENGLVVPVTVVKAGPCYVTQIKTKEADGYDSVQLAFGDIKEKRVTKPLLGHFKKAGVKPKRHLVEFDFGADHGLKVGDEIKVDVLKPGSFVKVSGKTKGKGFQGVVKRHGFGGGPKTHGQSDRLRAPGSIGQSSYPSRVFKGMKMAGRMGGKRHTLVNVKVVKVDPENNLLFLKGAVPGARNTLVEIRTK from the coding sequence ATGGCTGGTATTTTAGGATACAAAATAGGAATGACGCAGATCTTTGATGAGAACGGTCTGGTGGTGCCGGTTACGGTTGTAAAGGCCGGGCCCTGTTATGTTACCCAGATCAAGACCAAAGAGGCTGACGGATACGATTCTGTTCAGCTGGCCTTTGGCGACATTAAAGAAAAGCGTGTTACAAAGCCTCTGCTTGGACATTTTAAAAAGGCCGGTGTTAAACCAAAACGTCATCTCGTAGAGTTCGACTTTGGAGCCGATCACGGACTCAAGGTAGGCGATGAGATTAAAGTTGATGTTTTGAAGCCAGGTTCTTTTGTTAAAGTTTCCGGTAAAACCAAAGGGAAGGGCTTCCAGGGCGTAGTAAAACGTCATGGATTTGGAGGCGGCCCTAAAACGCATGGTCAGTCCGACCGTTTACGCGCTCCCGGTTCAATCGGTCAAAGTTCATATCCCTCAAGAGTGTTCAAGGGAATGAAGATGGCCGGAAGAATGGGTGGTAAACGTCATACGCTGGTTAATGTAAAAGTTGTAAAAGTTGATCCGGAAAACAATTTGCTGTTCCTTAAAGGGGCAGTGCCTGGCGCCCGGAATACTTTGGTAGAAATTAGAACTAAATAA
- the rpsJ gene encoding 30S ribosomal protein S10 has product MANQKIRIRLKAYDHNLIDKSADKIIRTAKATGAVISGPIPLPTDRTVYTVLRSPHVNKKSREQFETRIHKRLIDILNATGKTVDALMKLELPAGVDIEIKT; this is encoded by the coding sequence GTGGCTAATCAAAAAATAAGAATCAGGTTAAAGGCATACGATCATAATTTGATCGACAAATCTGCAGATAAGATCATCCGTACAGCCAAAGCCACCGGTGCGGTAATTTCCGGGCCGATTCCTCTGCCCACAGACCGCACGGTTTATACCGTTTTACGGTCGCCGCACGTTAACAAAAAGTCGAGAGAGCAGTTTGAAACACGAATTCATAAACGATTAATCGATATTTTAAATGCTACCGGTAAAACAGTGGATGCACTGATGAAATTAGAGTTACCGGCTGGTGTGGACATAGAAATAAAAACCTGA